The genomic stretch CTTGTCTTATCTTATATTATAGTATCTTTTTTATGTGTAGAGCCATTTTCTTATTGATGACGATAATGAGGAGTTTTTTTGGAAGGCTTTCAAATATAGGACAAGTAAGCGATTTAGCCAAATGATGTCGGATATCCGTGAGGGTGTGGATACAACCCACGAATGGCTAATTCCTGCTTACAAAAAGTTGTTGGAAAAGTATTGGGAAACGGATGAGAAATGGAAAAATATAAGGAAAAAAGCGAGGGAGAATCGAGCGTCACTCTTAGGTGGTTCTGTCCATTGCGGTGGTTCTATTCCACTGAGCTCAACTATAGAGAGGATGGTAACATAATTTAAGTGGCTTTAGATCTTATTTAATAgacatttatttatataaaatttgttTATTCTGTGTTTATGTGAAATAGAAGAAGCAGTTAGACCGTACACCAACTCATGAGGAAGTCTTCAAGGAAACCCACACACTTAAAAGTGACAAGTCTAAATGGGTGGACAAACGCTCTCAAGACACTCATGTGAGATATAGTATAAATATTAAGTAGATTGATTTTTCACTACTACTATTTAGTTTCTTCTCtgttacttattattattagtagtagttgttggttttttaattttgtttttataacaGAATTACATCCAAAAACCAGAGTTATAGTACCTTTGTTTTTTAACATTTCAAGCaaaatgaaactctaatttctTCCAGATCTGAGCAAAGAAACATGTGTTTTAATTTACATATCTGAAAAACATGTGTCTAATTCTATACGACAATATATGTACTTGCTGGTTTTGGACCTACTTCTCATGCTCTGTTAGATTTTTGAGTTTGTGGCATATTGATTAACTTGTGGTTTTATGGATGATAACCTAAGAAAGCATCTAATATAggtttaactaattttttaggGGAGTAAAGTTCTTGTTTCTTAGAAAGCAAGCATTGTATTTTGTTTCACCTTGTTATAATTGATTTTTGTTCTGCCATGCATTTGATGATTTGAACTGTGAAAATCTTCTGTATGTTTTAAAGAACTAGTTCATCACAGAAGTGTCTTTTGTTTTCTGTATTTTCTCTTGGGGCAACTTACAACTGCAACTTAACTACTTAagggtttttttttcttttgataatAATCATTGTGTAACAGGAGAAGTTTATAAAAAAGTTAGCAGAAGTTCAGGCCCAACATGTCGAGGCTCAAGCACAAGGAATGGAGCTACCACCAATTGATGAAGACTTGATTTGGAGGAAGTGTGTGGTGGGCAAAAGAAGAATCGAGTTTACGGAAAAGGAGCATTCTTTTCTAGCTCTATTAAGTCTAGAACTACTTATGCCAACTCTGTATCTGGAAGAGCATCTACAAATCAAAATTCTGTTCCTGATTTGCGAGAGCAGATTCATAATCTCAATGAAGAGCTTTTTCAACGTGTTACTCAACAGACAGATGAGCGTATTAGTAAGTTGTTAGATACACGCTTGGCTCCTTTGGAAAAGACTCAAAAGAAGCTAGAAAAGTTAGAACGAGCAATTGGAAAGGCCAAGAAGGAAAAGCTGAAACAGAAGAGATGGAATGAGGCTTATGTTAGCTATTACAAGAAGGTTAGAGCATCAAGTAGTTCCACTACTGCTCCACCGCCACCGCCACCGCCACCGCCGCCACCTTCAATCTCTTCGGATGAAGACTATGATGATGATGGGGATGAAGATGACACTGAGGACTATAGTTGATAAATTTAGTATGGTTGAACAATATACTGAGGATTATAGTTGATAATACACTTTGTTTATGTcttgaattatattgacttgcttgTTTATAATACTTTTCTTTTAGCTTTATAATAtgatgaatttgtttattttttgtaatattataaatatttgaatactaattagataaaaaattgtaattattaaatttatattattttgtataAAACAGGTTTATTTTacaatgaaaaaatataaaaaaaaaatttcattttatcttactgacagatttacagacggattttctgtctgtaatctaaaaaaattacaGACAAAAAATCTGTCGGAAAATCTATCTGTGATTACCGAGGGAAAATCTGTCGGAAAATTCTTCTGTAATTACCGACGGAAAATCTGTCGGAAAATCTGTCGGAAAATCTGTCtataattacagacagaaaatctgtCTGAAAATCCGTCGAAAAGTTCGTCATCTTCAGGAAATGGATAGAGAATTTACAGAgggaaaatccgtcggtaactggtaaaaatccgtcggtaattttcCGACGGAAAAAAATCCGTCAGTAACTAATTTCCGACGAggcttttacagagggacaaaatccgtTGGTAATTCCAtcggtaaccaaaaatccgtctgtaatataaaccaaatctgtctgtaaatctGTCTTTATTAAGCCATTTTCTAGTAgtgtattttcatataaaagagtttaattttttactaataattaattttaacattcgttatctaaaatttaaaagaatttaacgtgtatacttttatatttgattAGGTGTTAATTTTATTGcacaaatagaaataattaatttttatgcttgttatttaaaaataatattatatatatataattagatattagcataaaaaaattacatggatagttataaaattaactcaaattttttataaaataattgaatcttgattttaacttttaatcacaacattagtattttttaaattatatataataaatatttgaagaaaaagaatgaaaatataaattagaaagataagtagtaaaaatttaaaactaaataaaaatatgcatataataatattttttatttgaattatattatgttgttaattttatttttttagaacaGAAACGTAGAGAAAAATagagaataaaagaaaagagagagaaagataaagaagaagaatgagagagatagtttgttaattttggaagttaagaaaaaattttattttaattataatgaaaaaatatcCGGTTACACATTTTGATTtatcaaattactaatataaaatatggattataaattatatataaagtgggaagaagagatagaaatagaaaaaaagaggGACGTAGTTAAGCGAATATAAGAAGAATATTTACtaattttagaagaaaatattttttctaaattttaataagagagtgtcatgtgacacattgtagttattaaattagttatatataataaatgCTTACTCTtctaattatataaaaaattttatatttatacaattttgatattaaaatttggataaaatactatttttatttctaacaTTTGggtcatattttaattttaatattttagtttaatttgaATGCAATTAGAGAATGTCATGCATATATTTTGATTGTCAAATTTAAATTAGtcattgataatgatatataagaAAGATAGAGTGAGtgaaagaataagagagatagagaaagaaagagtagagagctctttaatttgggaggaaaagatttgattttaattacaATGAAAAAGTGACATGTGACACATTTTGATTGTAAAATTAATACTGTATGATAGATGAAAAACTGAAGTACAATTTTTGGGCAAAAATGCATTATAAATTATGTTACTCAATTGACTTCTTTGTTAAGTATATTTGTACAACAAATTTTGTTACCCAATATTTAATACCCATTAGGTGTTACAAATCATAGTAAAATAGTGTCAGAATCTTACTACTCTACTATTATTGTAAGATTTGAGAAATTTATTAGtcaattatataattataattgagTTAAAAGAAGTTTGAAAATGTCCGGTCTtaattaaaactttaaatttcataatttgaaaatttacagataaaatttaatttaagaaaaGTGTACTCtccaaaaatattattcatcatcacttttaaatttatttttctcacaAACCGAAACTATGATCAACGGTCCGTTTGCGGCTACGCATCGCTTTTATCTCTCTCTATGTTTTTATACCATTTTTTAGGGGAGTAATCATGATAacttttctctatttatctatTTCTCTATTTCTCACTGTTTTCACATTTTGGGGTGTGAGGTATTGAAAATTGTAATTTTGATGCTTTAGGAGAAGCTCAAGCTCAAATTCCAATGGATTTTAACCCATGTTTATGTGAAATAAGATAAGGGAACTCTTTCCCATTACTTTCTCCTAATTTGTGTGAAACCATAGTAGGAATCTTGTGTAATTTGAATGAAATTAGATTGAATAGAGTTGATTGAAGTTTGGATTCGTGGGGAATTGATTGAGGCGTGGCCGGGGAGAAAGTTTTTGGTAAGTTTTGGGTCGAAAGCCGTAATTGGATAAGTTTTAGTAAGTTGTTGGTGTTGATATGTTGAACGGTGCCATGATATAAGAGCTTATAATTgatgattaaactcaacaatttaaatgtaaattcactaggaaaggataggaaagatgctcatgcatcacaacaccaaacttaaattgttgcttgtcctcaagctaCCAAACTAATATtggcttaggatgtgaatttgcatgagaatgagagttcgattaagctcatgtctcttcttatagtggggtttacaactacaatcctgaatagttttggcatctcactctcctttgaatcagaaggATGTCATTGTTATTCGGAACTAGAATCcagataatattatgaattctccgATCTTTATACtccagtttaatccttgaataCAGcgaaatttactttaattttcttttctttggtgctttgcaccttgagcctagccatgactttaaatattttgtctcaagcttcacttgacacaaaaacaccacaagcacttaactggggaactatctttaagttctaaattttcttttatttactcccagacagtggtgctcaaagcctttggtaTATTCTGTTAAACTCCCTTGGTCTCGACtgtaagtgttctgtctcaaggattacttgacacaatcacaccacaagcatatgactagggaaacaactctttgcacttttaatcatgtctgacctccctagtcattgatgctcagagccttggaccttacttttatagtttttttttcttttgctgtttcttttgcttcaaggattaaatttttgtttatttcagagaagtcataatagttctctaaattcctattccttatacatcaaaatcctttgattcaaattcaactatgcattgttcatatcatgcattcagaattataaataataccaccacatttaagtaaataagactactcttaaaattaaactcaGTTTCTCaagcaatacatcacttcttttttttcttttctttttagattcaagttgAGTGAGTGGTACgtgaaacaaaaaatttttttctaagaaCTGAAGGTACTAAAGATCATGCAAGCAATCAAAGCAACAGAAGACAGAAGACAACAAAATAAGAATGGAagagaaatagaatgaaaggaactcaactaCCTCAATTATGCTGGTGGCCATCTcattcctccatgaagaacaTTCATCTCCCTTTGGTGCTAAACAGAGAAGCCATAAGCGAAGCgtcaacatcaaacttaaaggtttgcttgtcctcaagcaaagaagaactgaaaacaGAGAGGGACATAAAAATAATTCGTatgataaaagaagaataaaagggGAAAAGAAtgagagagaattaggatttgggAGGAGAGAGAATGAAAATAGGGCAGCGTGCTGGGTAAGTGATGTGGCGCGTTCGACGCTTATGCGTACagtacgcatacgcgtgggtcgCATAATGCTcaagcgacgcgtccgcgtgctcTCAGTTTGTGTGAATCACGTGAAGGCAGCCACGTGCACGCATAACTCTCGGGTTGATGCGCATGAGGGCTGAATAGATAGATGACGCGTGCGCATCAAATACGCGCACGTGTGGATGGGGACAAGGTGaaaatgacgcgcacgcatcatggatgcgtacgcgtgatgaAGATTGTGCGTCTAGCACAATTCCAACCCCAAGCCATCACAACTCGCTGGCCAAACACCTATTTAGGCCGATTTCCAGGGTCACGCGTACATGTCAGGGACGCTTACGTGTGGTCTGGCAAATGCACAAGTGACGCGCACGTGTcttggacgcgtgcgcgtggtctTGCTTGTGCGGAAGGCACGCTTCCAGCACCACTCTGGCCCATCTCTCGGGTaagttttcttcttcttttttttcggaGTGTTTGGTTCCTgttctaaaatagctgcatgatcagaaaacACATAAAACGAAAGAAAAACAGTGAAgactcaataaaaatcaaataaataagaaaaccaATACTACAAGAAATAACTAAGGATACAAAATTATCGGATTacctcccgacaagcgcttctttaccgtcactagcttgacggtcagctcctctaaggaataggatcataggggctcagCTCTTCACCCCTTACTTTGAACTTCTTTCCTGTGTCTCCATAGAGTAGTTCAATATGCTCTAGAGAGGGGATTCTGTTTACTGTATAAGTCCACACTGGATTGCTAGTCAACACCACCTTTATTCCtggggagaaaccttcagtggggatcttcttgtttctccatcccctgggtattttcttctttttgggaacctcctccttggtggatgatgcattcccaagaccaaacttaggtttgatatCAGGGGGGATTTTATTGATTGTCACCAAAGGAGGTTTGAGCTGCAGATTCtgctattccgacacaagttagaaccgacagatgattagccgtgtgaTAGCTGTgcttggtatttttcatccgagacgagagaTCCGACATTTGATTAGCTGTACAAAAaccgtagctggaccattttcactgagaggacggatgtgatgtgtggaaaacgatccaacacaaaactcaccggcaagtgtactgggtcgcatcaagtaataaaactcacgggagtgaggtcgatcccacagggattgaaggattgagcaattttagtttagtggttgatttagtcaagcgaatcaagtattggttgagtgattttgtatccaacagtaagtaaatagcagaaaatgtaaagggagagggatgaattgcaaaaattaaagagaactgaaagtaaaaaaaaaaaaaactgaatcttaaagaacaagaaattaaatgactgaaacttaaagtgcaagaaatgtaaattgcagtaacttaaagtgcaagaaatataaattacttgaatggaaaagggatttgaggactgggaattcagaatttaagcaagggaaattaaatttgcaacaattatcaaagcaaaagatgaattaaaatttactaGATCTCTGATAGAAATGGAAATTTGATTGCAGCAGTGGttcaacagaagaaccaaaaagatAAAATCAGATCTCaagactccagagactagatagcagagtctagatctcaatttcCTTCTTAGATCCAAGTTCACGAAGCAATTAACgagaaattaaagattgcagcagtaaaggaaatggaattgaactcaattatgcagaaggggaattaaagagatcttaaatggagattgagacagaagtttctcaattcttcacactcaagattcaatcaaaacccagtaaagaaaacaaaagatcagaggtagaagaaatgaattctctcctccaattgcagaaaacagaaaatggaaattcAGCTCTCATGTTGACTAAAgatgaaaattaaaatcaaagtaaGCTCTCAAAAAAACTCTCACTCTAATCCTAACTaacacctatttatacacttctattttggatctaagaattttgagtgggctttttgatttggtgaaga from Arachis stenosperma cultivar V10309 chromosome 9, arast.V10309.gnm1.PFL2, whole genome shotgun sequence encodes the following:
- the LOC130949782 gene encoding uncharacterized protein LOC130949782, translated to MAPRVKGKGVKGHRGSRTIAAAAITTNSTSSGTSVVPDFQSGPLTQQPYLMVPNPGYTILPLPTWPTPGCMGPPPPPLPISIPPPSRNSSLLVDSETPGSSSTSPPPETASVPNVVTKQRLVPDGKTSWLPFPPGSQKIIEIIKKRYDKPYKKFRDVPLLTKKLWFKEWKSHFLIDDDNEEFFWKAFKYRTSKRFSQMMSDIREGVDTTHEWLIPAYKKLLEKYWETDEKWKNIRKKARENRASLLGGSVHCGGSIPLSSTIERMKKQLDRTPTHEEVFKETHTLKSDKSKWVDKRSQDTHEKFIKKLAEVQAQHVEAQAQGMELPPIDEDLIWRKASTNQNSVPDLREQIHNLNEELFQRVTQQTDERISKLLDTRLAPLEKTQKKLEKLERAIGKAKKEKLKQKRWNEAYVSYYKKVRASSSSTTAPPPPPPPPPPPSISSDEDYDDDGDEDDTEDYS